A region from the Cryptosporangium arvum DSM 44712 genome encodes:
- a CDS encoding (2Fe-2S) ferredoxin domain-containing protein: MPDPVVVTCGGRRCLALRPDASTDLLRAAVRETSGAVLIRSQGCLGPCVWAPVALVAPRSDPGGGPLAATMLGPLHHPADLHSLADWVRGGGPSAAPLPAQLRDLQRRDLA; the protein is encoded by the coding sequence ATGCCTGATCCGGTGGTGGTCACCTGCGGTGGCCGACGTTGTCTGGCGCTGCGGCCCGACGCCTCGACGGACCTGTTGCGCGCGGCGGTCCGCGAGACGTCCGGAGCGGTGCTGATCCGCAGCCAGGGCTGCCTCGGCCCGTGCGTGTGGGCTCCGGTCGCGCTCGTCGCGCCGCGATCGGACCCCGGCGGCGGTCCCCTGGCCGCCACGATGCTCGGGCCGCTGCACCACCCGGCCGACCTGCACTCCCTCGCCGACTGGGTGCGCGGAGGCGGGCCGTCCGCGGCGCCGTTGCCCGCCCAGCTGCGCGACCTCCAGCGACGCGACCTCGCCTGA
- a CDS encoding FAD-binding protein, which produces MSSDLTGGTDFRDAQRVTPHFDGSLLTGGDPGYDAARTVWNAMIDRRPRMIVRAASVADVVTAVRLARESELELGVRCGGHNAAGFAVPADGLMIDLTRMNAVRVDPVGRRATVQGGALLGALDRASQPYGLATTSGNVSHTGVGGLTLGGGMGWLARRYGLACDNVVSYRMVTADGEVVTASRTENPDLFWGLRGGGGNFGVVTDFEFALHHIGTRALVAELDFPAEDAVPVLEGWRDLNADAPREATFTADVRSAPGGAIATVGFVWVGDPARGARLLPGLRALRCPVAERVTTPSYRELQSRDDSTGGHTYRRYSSAHYLREFSTAAIEAFLLRGAADVGTGSFRPDVGLQAYGGAIADVADADTAFSYRGTRFEFGAGSRWTDPAEDDARIAAARAAGAALGPHADGVYVNSLSADEGRRGVRRAYPAAKLARLSDLKSVWDPRNVFHLNHNIPPVGE; this is translated from the coding sequence ATGTCATCGGACCTTACCGGGGGTACCGATTTCCGGGACGCTCAGCGCGTGACTCCTCACTTCGACGGCTCCCTGCTCACCGGGGGCGACCCCGGATACGACGCGGCCCGCACGGTCTGGAACGCGATGATCGACCGCCGTCCGCGGATGATCGTGCGGGCCGCGAGCGTCGCCGACGTGGTGACCGCGGTGCGTCTGGCCCGCGAATCCGAGCTGGAGCTCGGGGTGCGCTGCGGCGGCCACAACGCGGCCGGGTTCGCCGTGCCCGCCGATGGCCTGATGATCGATCTGACCCGGATGAACGCCGTCCGGGTGGACCCCGTCGGGCGGCGCGCGACGGTTCAGGGCGGCGCGCTGCTCGGCGCGCTCGACCGGGCGTCGCAGCCCTACGGCCTCGCCACCACCAGCGGCAACGTCTCGCACACCGGGGTCGGCGGCCTGACCCTGGGCGGCGGCATGGGGTGGCTCGCCCGCCGGTACGGACTGGCCTGTGACAACGTCGTCTCCTACCGGATGGTCACCGCCGACGGGGAGGTGGTGACCGCGAGCCGCACCGAGAACCCCGACCTCTTCTGGGGGTTGCGCGGCGGTGGCGGCAACTTCGGCGTCGTCACCGACTTCGAGTTCGCGCTGCACCACATCGGAACCCGGGCCCTGGTCGCCGAGCTCGACTTCCCGGCCGAGGACGCCGTGCCGGTGCTGGAAGGCTGGCGGGACCTCAACGCCGACGCGCCGCGGGAGGCGACGTTCACCGCCGACGTCCGGAGTGCGCCCGGCGGCGCGATCGCCACGGTCGGCTTCGTCTGGGTCGGGGACCCGGCCCGGGGTGCCCGGTTGCTGCCGGGGCTGCGCGCACTCAGGTGCCCGGTCGCCGAGCGGGTCACGACGCCGTCCTATCGGGAACTCCAGAGCCGCGACGACAGCACCGGCGGGCACACCTACCGGCGCTACTCCAGCGCGCACTACCTGCGTGAGTTCTCCACCGCCGCGATCGAAGCGTTCCTGTTGCGCGGCGCGGCGGACGTGGGCACCGGCTCCTTCCGGCCCGACGTCGGCCTGCAGGCGTACGGGGGCGCGATCGCCGACGTCGCGGACGCCGACACCGCGTTCAGCTACCGCGGCACCCGGTTCGAGTTCGGCGCCGGTTCCCGCTGGACCGATCCGGCCGAGGACGACGCCCGGATCGCCGCCGCCCGGGCCGCGGGCGCGGCGCTCGGCCCGCACGCCGACGGCGTCTACGTCAACTCGCTCTCGGCCGACGAGGGCCGGCGTGGGGTTCGACGCGCGTACCCGGCCGCCAAGCTCGCCCGGCTATCCGATCTCAAGTCCGTCTGGGATCCACGCAACGTGTTCCACCTCAACCACAACATCCCGCCCGTCGGGGAGTGA
- a CDS encoding CsbD family protein, which yields MSAEDKLSNKTEELGGKVKEGAGKATDDKDLEAEGKGDQAGANLKQAGEKIKDVFKS from the coding sequence ATGAGCGCCGAGGACAAACTGAGCAACAAGACCGAAGAGCTGGGCGGCAAGGTCAAGGAGGGCGCCGGCAAGGCGACCGACGACAAGGACCTGGAGGCGGAAGGCAAGGGCGACCAGGCCGGCGCGAACCTGAAGCAGGCCGGCGAGAAGATCAAGGACGTCTTCAAGTCCTGA
- a CDS encoding glycosyltransferase codes for MDTVFVVTAVAHLCAVVLLSVELVRGRRLPAAVVPVVCAAAGAGGALLTGRPAASAVGVLVLGAVAVRCAPGLRPSGAVAWATLLVSTAAGTVVGLLHLAGLTVHPVGLVLIWVVALVGVVRTPSSLLQLYENWEIGLRRHWRRSLAPLVDREPGGDAPLVTVQVPIHAEPPSVVIATLDALARLDYPHFEVLVIDNNTGDEELWRPVEQHCAELGDRFRFRHVEGITGAKAGALNWSRPHLDPRTALVALVDADYQVDPLWLRHTVGFFDDPEIGFVQCPHAYRAYEHSAYGRWANTGYEWAQVTEMRSRNEHGAGITVGTMSLIRLETLDAAGGWAEWCQTEDSEFAIRAHAAGYSSVLVDRAYGWGLIPETVAELKKQRFRWTYGPGQEFKAHARLYLPRPLGVPSRLTRAQRIRHGHYGLVVLVTGLGVLSLPVSLVLVGMMFARHDIPDVPAVLLLPLAAGLVARRIMRWTLFRTAVGAGFGAFLGACVALLAVKPTMSGAAFGVLIGRPARWQRTNKFRVLPRRFRFVRDAWSEIVLGAGCLALAIALPLVAPMSVATVVFALGFGWQALVYACAPLLAVLAERALRPGRAVTDHRDAGTGGDPGPHRRVATGGADARDDVGAGPAQPEEKRHPRAASAGAP; via the coding sequence GTGGACACCGTCTTCGTCGTCACGGCCGTGGCGCACCTGTGCGCTGTCGTTCTGCTCAGCGTCGAACTGGTCCGTGGCCGCAGGCTGCCGGCGGCGGTCGTCCCGGTGGTCTGCGCCGCGGCCGGCGCCGGCGGTGCGCTCCTGACCGGTCGGCCGGCGGCGTCGGCGGTGGGCGTGCTGGTGCTGGGCGCCGTGGCGGTCCGGTGCGCGCCGGGGCTCCGGCCGTCCGGCGCGGTCGCGTGGGCGACGCTGCTGGTCAGCACCGCGGCGGGCACGGTGGTCGGGTTGCTGCACCTGGCCGGGCTCACCGTCCACCCGGTCGGGCTGGTGCTGATCTGGGTGGTCGCGCTCGTCGGTGTCGTGCGGACCCCGTCGAGCCTGCTGCAGTTGTACGAGAACTGGGAGATCGGGCTGCGCCGGCACTGGCGGCGCAGCCTCGCTCCGCTCGTCGACCGGGAGCCGGGCGGCGACGCCCCGCTGGTGACCGTGCAGGTGCCGATCCACGCGGAACCGCCGTCGGTCGTGATCGCGACGCTCGACGCGCTGGCCCGGCTCGATTATCCGCACTTCGAGGTGCTGGTCATCGACAACAACACCGGCGACGAGGAGCTCTGGCGCCCGGTCGAGCAGCACTGCGCCGAGCTCGGTGACCGCTTCCGCTTCCGGCACGTCGAGGGCATCACCGGCGCGAAGGCCGGCGCGCTCAACTGGTCCCGCCCGCACCTGGACCCCCGGACCGCGCTGGTCGCGCTCGTCGACGCCGACTACCAGGTCGACCCGCTCTGGCTGCGCCACACGGTCGGGTTCTTCGACGACCCCGAGATCGGTTTTGTGCAGTGCCCGCACGCCTACCGGGCCTACGAGCACTCCGCGTACGGCCGCTGGGCGAACACCGGGTACGAGTGGGCCCAGGTCACCGAGATGCGCTCGCGCAACGAACACGGCGCGGGCATCACGGTGGGCACGATGTCGCTGATCCGGCTGGAGACGCTCGACGCCGCCGGCGGATGGGCCGAGTGGTGCCAGACCGAGGACTCCGAGTTCGCGATCCGGGCCCACGCGGCCGGATACAGCTCGGTGCTCGTCGACCGGGCCTACGGCTGGGGCCTGATCCCGGAGACCGTCGCGGAGCTGAAGAAACAGCGGTTCCGCTGGACCTACGGGCCGGGGCAGGAGTTCAAGGCCCATGCCCGGCTCTACCTCCCCCGGCCGCTGGGCGTGCCGTCGCGGCTGACCCGGGCCCAGCGGATCCGCCACGGCCACTACGGCCTGGTCGTGCTGGTCACCGGGCTCGGTGTGCTCTCGCTGCCGGTCAGCCTGGTGCTCGTCGGGATGATGTTCGCGCGCCACGACATCCCGGACGTGCCTGCGGTGTTGCTGCTGCCGCTGGCCGCCGGGCTGGTGGCGCGCCGGATCATGCGGTGGACGCTGTTCCGGACGGCGGTCGGCGCCGGCTTCGGTGCGTTCCTCGGCGCGTGCGTCGCGCTGCTCGCGGTGAAGCCGACGATGTCCGGCGCGGCGTTCGGGGTGCTGATCGGCCGCCCGGCGCGCTGGCAACGCACGAACAAGTTCCGGGTGCTGCCGCGCCGGTTCCGGTTCGTCCGGGACGCCTGGTCGGAGATCGTGCTGGGGGCCGGGTGCCTCGCGCTGGCGATCGCGTTGCCGCTCGTCGCACCGATGAGCGTGGCGACGGTCGTGTTCGCGCTCGGATTCGGGTGGCAGGCGCTGGTGTACGCGTGCGCGCCGTTGCTCGCGGTGCTGGCCGAGCGGGCGCTGCGGCCCGGCCGCGCCGTCACCGATCACCGTGACGCCGGAACCGGCGGTGACCCCGGCCCGCACCGCCGGGTGGCGACCGGTGGTGCGGACGCCCGTGACGACGTCGGTGCCGGCCCGGCTCAGCCGGAGGAGAAACGCCACCCCCGAGCGGCATCCGCCGGGGCACCGTGA
- the rpsN gene encoding 30S ribosomal protein S14, with protein sequence MAKKSTVARDTRRRVVVARHAARRAELKRVIGNPRSTDDERTAARAELTRQPRDASRTRLRNRDVVDGRPRGHLRAFGLSRVRFRQLAHAGELPGISKSSW encoded by the coding sequence ATGGCGAAGAAGAGCACCGTCGCGCGCGACACCCGGCGGCGCGTCGTCGTCGCCCGGCACGCCGCGCGCCGGGCCGAACTCAAGCGGGTGATCGGCAACCCACGCAGCACCGACGACGAACGGACCGCCGCGAGGGCCGAGCTCACGCGTCAGCCCCGGGACGCCAGCCGCACCCGCCTGCGCAACCGCGACGTGGTCGACGGGCGGCCGCGCGGGCACCTGCGTGCGTTCGGGCTCTCCCGGGTGCGTTTCCGGCAGCTGGCCCACGCCGGCGAACTTCCCGGCATCAGCAAGTCCAGCTGGTAG
- a CDS encoding dihydrofolate reductase family protein: MAGRFVYWMNVSLDLKIEHARGEEGGGSWLRIGEALHREFNARARALAMIVEGRTVRETMEAFWPDAREDRSLPGFLREYGEIWTSKPKVLVSRTRTEAGYDTRVIGGDGDAIEELARLRARTDGDLGVGGATLATQLLRAGLLDELLLFTHPVVLGTGRPLFDPHDEPIELDRLEQASFDEGVTLHRYAVRGVR, encoded by the coding sequence ATGGCCGGTCGCTTCGTGTACTGGATGAACGTCTCGCTCGACCTCAAGATCGAGCACGCCCGGGGTGAGGAGGGCGGCGGGAGCTGGCTGCGCATCGGGGAGGCGCTGCACCGGGAATTCAACGCCCGGGCCCGCGCGCTGGCGATGATCGTGGAGGGGCGTACGGTCCGCGAAACGATGGAGGCGTTCTGGCCGGACGCGCGCGAGGACCGGTCGCTGCCCGGCTTCCTCCGCGAGTACGGCGAGATCTGGACGTCGAAGCCCAAGGTGCTGGTGTCACGCACCCGGACCGAGGCCGGGTACGACACGCGCGTGATCGGCGGGGACGGCGACGCGATCGAGGAGCTCGCGCGCCTGCGCGCGCGGACCGACGGTGACCTCGGGGTGGGCGGCGCCACGCTCGCCACCCAGCTGCTGCGGGCCGGGCTGCTCGACGAGCTGCTGCTCTTCACCCATCCCGTGGTCCTCGGTACGGGACGGCCGCTGTTCGATCCGCACGACGAACCGATCGAGCTCGACCGGCTCGAGCAGGCGTCGTTCGACGAGGGCGTCACCCTGCATCGCTACGCGGTCCGAGGGGTGCGGTGA
- a CDS encoding GTP-binding protein, producing the protein MTDIPRPAVTVLSGFSPAATGAVARRLLVDDPSLLLVVHSIDDLADGTVRRLVRTAAGIVEDVTVELVHGCFSCTLRDDVLPTLVRLAHERPGSDLLLALPRAVEPEAVAAACAHSPWVAEAVRFDSYVTVVDAGRITGDLDTTDDLRDRGLHVAPDDHRAVADVVARQLEYADTILTWTPPDTDPLDRVRTATLLRRLVPWAVPVDADTGDLPAAIRRTHRHDPRLPATLGRALAGYPIGDQAPTGDWGVASLVFEARRPFHPQRLHDALEDLAGLTLRARGQLWIASQPDTVLGFEAAGGGIGLGGLGYWLAALPPARWTEASLDRRLTADATWDPYYGDRRTTLAFVGLDLASDALTTLLTHCLLTDDELADGHDTWPTLPDPFAGCFTHPETTDAPA; encoded by the coding sequence ATGACCGACATCCCCCGCCCCGCCGTCACCGTGCTGAGCGGCTTCTCCCCCGCCGCGACCGGCGCGGTCGCCCGCCGCCTGCTCGTCGACGACCCGAGCCTGCTGCTGGTGGTCCACTCGATCGACGATCTCGCCGACGGCACGGTCCGGCGGCTGGTCCGCACCGCCGCCGGCATCGTCGAGGACGTCACCGTCGAACTCGTGCACGGCTGCTTCTCCTGCACGCTGCGCGACGACGTCCTCCCGACGCTGGTCCGGCTCGCCCACGAGCGCCCCGGCAGCGATCTGCTGCTCGCGCTGCCCCGCGCCGTCGAACCGGAGGCCGTCGCCGCGGCCTGCGCCCACTCGCCGTGGGTCGCCGAGGCCGTGCGGTTCGACTCCTACGTCACGGTCGTCGACGCCGGCCGGATCACCGGCGACCTGGACACCACCGACGACCTGCGTGACCGCGGGTTGCACGTCGCACCGGACGACCATCGCGCGGTCGCCGACGTCGTCGCCCGCCAACTCGAGTACGCCGACACGATCCTCACCTGGACGCCCCCCGACACCGACCCGCTCGACCGCGTCCGCACCGCCACCCTGCTGCGGCGCCTCGTCCCCTGGGCGGTCCCGGTCGACGCCGACACCGGCGACCTCCCGGCCGCGATCCGGCGAACCCACCGGCACGACCCCCGGCTCCCCGCGACGCTGGGCCGGGCGCTGGCGGGCTACCCGATCGGCGACCAGGCACCGACCGGCGACTGGGGCGTCGCCTCGCTGGTGTTCGAGGCCCGGCGCCCGTTCCATCCGCAGCGCCTGCACGACGCCCTCGAGGACCTCGCCGGCCTGACCCTGCGTGCCCGCGGGCAACTCTGGATCGCCAGCCAGCCCGACACCGTGCTCGGCTTCGAAGCCGCCGGCGGTGGCATCGGGCTCGGCGGCCTCGGCTACTGGCTCGCCGCGCTGCCCCCGGCCCGGTGGACCGAGGCGTCGCTCGACCGCCGGCTGACCGCCGACGCCACCTGGGACCCCTACTACGGCGACCGCCGCACCACGCTCGCCTTCGTCGGGCTCGACCTCGCCTCCGACGCGCTCACCACGCTCCTGACCCACTGCCTGCTCACCGACGACGAACTCGCCGACGGCCACGACACCTGGCCGACGCTCCCCGACCCGTTCGCCGGCTGCTTCACCCACCCCGAAACCACGGACGCCCCCGCGTGA
- a CDS encoding glycosyltransferase codes for MRIAHVTDVYLPRLGGVELQVHDLALRQRSAGHDTVVITTTAPPPGLEPSGRVTDRLADVEVLRLGHGRIGAGPYRGVSDDELVATLAALGIDAVHVHLSTFSPLAWAAARLAGRTGLPTVVSVHSMWHDIAPLVRGYARRRHANRWPVAWAAVSSVAAAGVRDALDGAPVDVLPNGIDPGAWLQPGAPDPTRVPTVISVGRMVRRKQPRPLLRTLLALRATRPGAFTAVLVGDGPLLPALRREVDRAGAADDIVLTGALDRTAIRARLAAADLYLAPAHRESFGIAALEARSAGLPVIARTGSGVADFIRDGVDGWLVGSEADLLATVGALLDAPDRIAAIGRHNRAVPPAVNWDAVLNRASALYDRAAGHQGRVGVR; via the coding sequence GTGCGCATCGCCCATGTCACCGACGTCTACCTGCCCCGGCTCGGCGGGGTCGAGCTCCAGGTCCACGACCTGGCCCTCCGCCAACGCTCCGCCGGGCACGACACGGTCGTGATCACCACGACCGCGCCGCCCCCGGGCCTGGAACCGAGCGGCCGGGTCACCGACCGCCTCGCCGACGTCGAGGTCCTGCGGCTCGGCCACGGCCGGATCGGCGCCGGTCCGTACCGCGGCGTCAGCGACGACGAGCTCGTCGCGACGCTGGCCGCGCTCGGCATCGACGCGGTCCACGTCCACCTCTCGACGTTCTCGCCGCTGGCCTGGGCCGCGGCGCGGCTGGCGGGGCGCACCGGCCTGCCCACCGTCGTATCGGTGCACTCGATGTGGCACGACATCGCGCCACTGGTGCGCGGGTACGCCCGGCGGCGGCACGCGAACCGGTGGCCGGTGGCATGGGCCGCGGTCAGCAGCGTCGCCGCCGCGGGGGTGCGCGACGCGCTGGACGGCGCACCGGTCGACGTGCTCCCGAACGGCATCGACCCCGGCGCCTGGCTCCAGCCGGGAGCACCGGACCCGACCCGGGTCCCCACGGTGATCAGCGTCGGCCGGATGGTCCGGCGCAAGCAGCCGCGTCCGCTGCTGCGGACGCTGCTCGCGCTACGCGCCACCCGTCCCGGGGCCTTCACCGCGGTGCTGGTGGGTGACGGGCCGCTGCTGCCCGCGCTGCGTCGCGAGGTCGACCGGGCCGGGGCGGCGGACGACATCGTGCTGACCGGTGCCCTGGACCGCACCGCGATCCGGGCCCGGCTCGCGGCCGCGGACCTCTACCTGGCGCCGGCACACCGCGAGTCGTTCGGCATCGCCGCCCTGGAGGCGCGCAGCGCCGGGCTGCCGGTGATCGCCCGCACCGGCAGCGGCGTCGCCGACTTCATCCGCGACGGCGTCGACGGCTGGCTGGTGGGCTCCGAGGCCGACCTGCTCGCCACCGTGGGCGCCCTGCTCGACGCCCCCGACCGGATCGCCGCGATCGGCCGGCACAACCGGGCCGTGCCACCGGCCGTGAACTGGGACGCGGTCCTGAACCGCGCGTCGGCGCTCTACGATCGCGCGGCCGGCCACCAGGGTCGGGTCGGCGTCCGATGA
- a CDS encoding lysylphosphatidylglycerol synthase domain-containing protein, translated as MNAHRIRRALLLLAATGAAVLALRHLAALGASWSAALHLITGLPWQWPLLLGAVWILGLSAHTWVLTASLPGLTHRRALTLNLAGSAVSNVFPLGGVAGTALNFGMVRGWGHSARDFARFTIVSKAWDVAAKLVLPLLALVALLGLDELEPTRHTAGWLGLAVLSAAVGALVVTALLGRAKPLLAVVRFAERFRRDRTGTWTASVETLLADTSRLVRRRWAGLSGGMSAYLVLQGALFWLCLHAVGVHLPVVVVLTGLVAERVLTLLAVTPGGSGFVEAGTVALLVALGAAATGVLAGVLLYRAFVFAAEIPVGGIATAFWALGRRATA; from the coding sequence ATGAACGCCCACCGCATCCGCCGAGCTCTTCTGCTCCTGGCGGCGACCGGCGCCGCGGTCCTCGCGCTCCGGCATCTCGCTGCCCTCGGCGCCTCGTGGTCGGCCGCGCTGCACCTGATCACCGGGCTTCCCTGGCAGTGGCCGCTCCTGCTCGGCGCGGTGTGGATCCTCGGGCTCAGCGCGCACACCTGGGTGCTCACCGCGTCGCTGCCCGGGCTCACCCACCGCCGCGCGCTGACGCTGAACCTGGCCGGTAGTGCGGTCTCCAACGTCTTTCCGCTCGGCGGGGTGGCCGGTACCGCCCTCAACTTCGGCATGGTGCGCGGCTGGGGCCACAGCGCGCGCGACTTCGCCCGTTTCACGATCGTCAGCAAGGCCTGGGACGTCGCGGCCAAGCTGGTGCTGCCGTTGCTGGCCCTCGTCGCTCTGCTGGGCCTGGACGAGCTGGAACCGACCCGGCACACCGCCGGCTGGCTCGGCCTGGCCGTGCTCAGCGCCGCCGTCGGTGCCCTCGTCGTGACCGCGCTGCTCGGCCGGGCGAAGCCGCTGCTCGCCGTGGTCCGGTTCGCCGAACGGTTCCGGCGGGACCGCACCGGCACCTGGACCGCGTCGGTCGAGACGCTGCTGGCCGACACCAGTCGGCTGGTCCGGCGGCGATGGGCCGGGCTGAGCGGCGGAATGTCCGCCTACCTGGTCCTGCAGGGTGCGCTGTTCTGGCTCTGCCTGCACGCGGTCGGCGTCCACCTCCCGGTCGTCGTCGTGCTGACCGGGCTGGTCGCCGAACGCGTGCTCACCCTGCTCGCCGTCACCCCGGGCGGAAGCGGGTTCGTCGAGGCCGGCACGGTCGCGCTCCTCGTCGCGCTGGGCGCGGCCGCCACCGGCGTGCTGGCCGGTGTGCTGCTCTACCGGGCCTTCGTCTTCGCCGCCGAGATCCCCGTCGGCGGCATCGCCACCGCGTTCTGGGCCCTCGGCCGTCGCGCCACCGCCTGA
- a CDS encoding PIG-L deacetylase family protein, with protein sequence MILVSFHAHPDDEALLTGGTLARAAAEGHRVVLVVATLGGAGLAADPRGEALAARRHRELLASAAALGCARVEVLGYDDSGLDGAHPAARRFADAPAEQAAHRLAAILRAERADVLTSYDVHGGYGHPDHLAVHRVGARAAELADVPVVLEATIDRDSLRLLLRALGLARRWLPALPLGDAVFTPRAEITHSVDVRRYLPQKRAALRAHVSQGEGGRGPRTITTLLRLPGPLFTLVAGREWFVQRGEHPAGLRSPFLEPAG encoded by the coding sequence ATGATCCTGGTCTCCTTCCACGCCCATCCGGACGACGAGGCGCTGCTCACCGGGGGGACGCTCGCGCGGGCCGCCGCCGAGGGGCACCGGGTGGTGCTGGTCGTCGCCACGCTGGGCGGCGCGGGCCTGGCCGCGGACCCCCGCGGTGAGGCGCTGGCCGCGCGGCGGCACCGGGAACTGCTGGCGTCGGCCGCCGCCCTCGGCTGCGCCCGGGTCGAGGTGCTGGGGTACGACGACTCCGGCCTGGACGGAGCCCACCCCGCGGCCCGGCGCTTCGCCGACGCTCCGGCCGAGCAGGCCGCGCACCGGCTGGCCGCGATCCTTCGTGCCGAGCGGGCGGACGTCCTCACCAGCTACGACGTCCACGGCGGCTACGGGCACCCCGATCACCTGGCCGTCCACCGCGTCGGCGCCCGCGCGGCCGAGCTGGCCGACGTACCGGTCGTGCTCGAAGCCACGATCGACCGGGACTCGCTCCGGCTGCTGCTCCGTGCACTCGGACTGGCCCGGCGGTGGCTCCCGGCTCTCCCGCTGGGCGACGCCGTGTTCACGCCGCGCGCGGAGATCACCCACTCCGTCGACGTCCGGCGCTACCTGCCGCAGAAGCGCGCCGCGCTGCGCGCCCACGTCAGCCAGGGCGAAGGCGGACGTGGTCCACGCACGATCACCACCCTCCTGCGACTGCCCGGGCCGCTGTTCACCCTGGTCGCCGGCCGCGAATGGTTCGTCCAGCGCGGGGAACACCCGGCCGGCCTCCGGAGCCCGTTCCTCGAACCGGCAGGCTAG
- a CDS encoding PLP-dependent aminotransferase family protein, whose protein sequence is MGRIRTNSSTAEDLLITLDRSAADPLHRQIAASIRGGVRDGRLRPGTSLPPTRTVAADLGVSRGVVVEAYQQLVAEGYLTSRAGGYTRVAAGPVPASADRRTADRPPARIDFGYGRTDVSSFPRAAWLRSVRTALTTAPNERFAYLDGRGVPELRTALSDYLNRVRGTSARPENVVVCSGYGQGVGLLIQVLAARGARRLAVEDPSADDDARPLAAAAGLDVVGVPVGPDGILVDELERTDADAVVLTPSHQWPTGGVLSATARARVIRWAQARDALVIEDDYDAEYRYDRSPIGAMQGLAPDTVVYCGSASKTLAPGLRLGWLLAPAHLVDAIAAAKVLADRGSPVLDQLTFADFLTRGEFDRHLRRMRPVYRRRRDALLAALRTWLPDLEPTGVAAGQHVVTWLPRTLDEDAVVVAAARHGLIVRGLAPYRLDPDGPGGLIFGYATLTERAIAEGVEALADALSGLRPR, encoded by the coding sequence ATGGGCCGGATCAGGACCAATTCGAGCACGGCCGAGGACCTCCTGATCACTCTCGACCGGTCCGCGGCCGATCCGCTGCACCGGCAGATCGCCGCCTCGATCCGCGGCGGCGTCCGGGACGGCCGGTTGCGTCCCGGCACGTCGCTCCCGCCCACCCGCACCGTCGCCGCCGATCTGGGGGTGTCCCGCGGCGTGGTGGTCGAGGCCTACCAGCAGCTCGTCGCCGAGGGCTACCTCACCAGCCGGGCCGGTGGCTACACCCGGGTCGCGGCCGGGCCGGTTCCGGCGTCCGCGGATCGCCGCACCGCGGATCGGCCGCCGGCCCGGATCGACTTCGGCTACGGCCGGACCGATGTGTCGTCGTTCCCCCGGGCCGCCTGGCTGCGTTCGGTGCGCACGGCCCTCACCACCGCGCCGAACGAGCGCTTCGCCTACCTCGACGGGCGTGGCGTCCCCGAACTGCGCACCGCGCTGAGCGACTACCTCAACCGGGTCCGCGGCACCTCGGCGCGCCCGGAGAACGTCGTCGTCTGCAGTGGCTACGGCCAGGGCGTCGGGCTGCTGATCCAGGTGCTCGCGGCGCGCGGCGCACGGCGGCTGGCCGTCGAGGATCCCTCCGCCGACGACGACGCCCGCCCGCTCGCGGCCGCCGCCGGCCTGGACGTGGTCGGCGTCCCGGTCGGGCCGGACGGCATCCTGGTCGACGAACTCGAACGCACCGACGCCGACGCGGTCGTGCTGACGCCCTCGCACCAGTGGCCCACCGGAGGGGTCCTCTCGGCCACCGCGCGGGCCCGGGTGATCCGCTGGGCGCAGGCCCGCGACGCGCTGGTGATCGAGGACGACTACGACGCGGAGTACCGCTACGACCGCTCGCCGATCGGCGCCATGCAGGGGCTGGCGCCGGACACCGTGGTGTACTGCGGCAGCGCGAGCAAGACCCTCGCGCCCGGGCTGCGGCTCGGATGGCTGCTGGCACCCGCGCACCTGGTCGACGCGATCGCGGCGGCGAAGGTGCTGGCCGACCGGGGCTCCCCCGTCCTGGATCAGCTGACGTTCGCCGACTTCCTCACCCGGGGCGAGTTCGACCGGCACCTCCGGCGGATGCGCCCGGTCTACCGCCGGCGCCGGGACGCGCTCCTGGCCGCGCTGCGCACCTGGTTGCCCGACCTGGAACCGACCGGCGTCGCGGCGGGTCAGCACGTCGTCACCTGGCTCCCCCGGACGCTCGACGAGGACGCGGTCGTGGTGGCCGCCGCCCGGCACGGGCTGATCGTGCGGGGCCTCGCCCCGTACCGGCTGGACCCCGACGGACCGGGCGGGCTGATCTTCGGCTACGCCACCCTCACCGAGCGCGCGATCGCCGAGGGAGTGGAAGCCCTCGCCGACGCGCTCTCCGGCCTGCGACCGCGCTGA